One Argentina anserina chromosome 6, drPotAnse1.1, whole genome shotgun sequence genomic window, GATGTTTAAAGGTTTCATTTTACTAATTGGCTTCGACTGTAAGAGTGCTGCATTTCTGTGTGAAACTATGATGCTCGAATATACATAAGACATATTCAGTGGGATGTTATGGTACTTTGTTTCCTGAAGAGATCGTGTTAATTTGGAATAAAAACTTTGTCCAGATTAAGCCAGAGAGCGTATCATCAAATGAATCACAAAAAATATTGAATACGGATAGGTACATTTCGCAGCAAAAATCTAtacttattttacaaaattttcacGTAAATTCTGTATTTGGTTATAAGCTCTTTTTTACCATTCTTGCTCAGTCACTTCATATCTGTAGTTTTAGTAGTCTGTTGCAGGCTTCTAAACTCTCATCATATCTGCCAAATTTTCTTTGTAGTATTTTTGGCTATCTAGCTAGTCAAAGACAACTTAAAAATGAAGATACGAATATCAAAACTCAGAAAAAGATTGATCATTAATGAGTAAAAATTGAACGGAGTAAATTGAGAATCTGCTTGTGATTTCCTAATCCAAATACTTTCTTAGTACTTTTGGTCTAGTCATGTTCATACTTTATATAAGAAGCACTATACTCGAATGATGGAAATCTTCAtgcttattattattatacaaGTGCAGTGTTAGTCACAGAGAACCTGTGGACCGAAAAGAAAAAGGGTCCTCAAAAGAAAGGATTATACAGTTTATGTTCACCTAAAGAGTGCCCAAAACTGGTATCGTCTTCCCCTTCATCATTACTGTAACAGATCTCTCAGGAGTCAGGCCTTTGGCCTTCATGCTCTtttgtttctctcttttctcttcccCTGAGACTTCTCTCACCCTCCTCACTATTATAAAGAGATTTGAACCTTTCCCTATCTAAAATTAACTCAATTATGATGAAAtgaatttcatttcttttataACACATAATGATCCACATTCCTCGTATATAGAATGACAGATTCATTGATAGAAGTTCCATTGCATTCATGAATTTCAAATTAGTAATTGTACTGATCTGGATTAAAATTCATAAGCACAAATGAATACATAAGTTTCTATGTATTTGCCACTGCGTTCTGTGCGTTCATTTCAAATTACAAATCAAGTTTCCAAACTTATTTAACCCTATGAAACCCCAAGTGCTAATACATCCATACTCTTTTCCTCTGTAACATATAAACTATTCAAAGAGATGCACAAAAACCTTCGCAGCATATCAACTATACTAATAGTCTAATATTATGGAGGAATGGTCATGGTCCTAATGGGGCATGTGGAAACTCTGATGATGGAAGCAAGGAACCTTTCAATGTTGGGGTTAGTGCGGTCATTTGAGAATCATCGATAAAAGAcggtcttcatcttctctgtCTCCAAAAACCAGTGGATGCTTTAAGCACTAGAAGTCTAGAAGGTAAAACGTCAGTCTCACCCCATCTCTATCCCAATCTCTGTTCCTGTGATTCTTTTGTGCTTAAAGTGGCCAATGCCGTTGGCCCCCATGCTTTCGAAGTAccattctttttcttgttcatCTCTTTGTCTCTATCTTTTCGCATTCTCTTCATCTCTTTATATTCTGCAGGTACAAAACAGACCAATCATGGTGGAAATGACAGTTGCCATGTGAAGTGAAGTGATCGTGCCGGAGTTCCGATATAGTGCTTTGTTCAGTGACTTCAGTCTGCCTTATTTTCCCAGATAAAGACTAGGAGGGACGATGGCTAATCAGGTAATGCTATAGATAGAGTGTCTTTCATAAATCTGCTTTGGTTTAATTAGTACCAAGTAATGACTAATCAAACCCTTATAATTGGTTTTTGAGTATAGGACGAAGGGTGGCCTTTGGGATTGCGACCACTCAATGCAAGAGTTGGATTGATGAGAAACCGAGAGTTATCTGCTGGTTCGGCTTCGTTTAGCACTTTGGTCACTGGCTCTCCTACTTCTAGTGCTTCTTCAGATCTTGATACAGAGGTCAGCCTCTTGCTTTTGGCTTGAAGATGTTTATGATCATTGTCACTATGACTTCATTGTGTTTTGTGAGTCAAAAAAGAGTTTGTGTTGTTGGTAATGGTTTTGTTGATTCTTTCATGTAATTGGTTTCAGTCAACTGGATCTTTGTTCCATGACAATGGCATCACACTGGGGAGCCTCATTGGAGTGTCTAGCATTTTCGACCTCTCTCGAAGATCAAGCATGGGAAGGACAGTAGAAACCtcaaaaaacaagaagaattgCAAATCCAAGCATTGGTTATTTTCACTTTGCTCCAAGCTGACCCCTGAGGATGTACATGTGAGTAATACTCCTTCTCTAGGCCACTTTCTTGAGGCAGAAAGAAGAGGGAGTACCAACAGTAACAGAAGAATTCACAGTCCAGGGCCAATTAAATACGGACCTGACGATTTCTCACCTGCTGCGGCGGTTTCAGAAGCAAACGAGCTATTTGTGGATGGAGTAGTTGCAGCTGCTCAAACATCAAGTGTTTCAGAGAATGCTGATAATGGTGGAACAAGATCTAACAATAGAGAGTTAATAGATTATGGAAGTGGATTCAGAACCCCATTGCTGGTTTCATGTTTGTGTGGCCAACTCATTAAATGAAAGATCCCTCTTTGggtattattttttcttctcattGGTTCTGGATTTGGAGATTTCCCAATTCATGTATTGAAGttgaaattatatattgtttacAGGTAAGACTTTTAGTTCTTTGAGgatcaaatacaagttataaACTTTGCTATTGAGTTGATGTCAGTGAAGTCTTTTGATGAAGTCATGTACATTATATTATTACGCTCTGAGCAAGCTCTCTGATTAAGGGTGTGTCTACCAAACGATTCTTGATTAGTATATGCTGCTCAATTCCATTTGCTAATTGTGTCAGTTTCACCTTCACGTGCTATTAGATAAAGAAATTGCAGCCTAGATCTGTTTCGAATTGATTATTCACTTTGCTACCAATGATTCATTATCATAACAAGAGGCCATTATACGATTCAGGTTAAGTGAATGAGGCATGAAGAACTAGAATGAACTTAGGACCCATGAACTTAACAGGTTAGGAACACTTTGAGAAGAGAATTTATGAAACTTTATTTATATGATatggaattatatatataattgggtGACAAACCCTTGAAGTTTTTGCTGCTTCTTTAATGTAAAGAAATGCAGACTAGACAAGACTCAAGAAAGCAAAAAACTGCAGACTCTGGTGCGCCAAAGGACATATATTCTCATATGCTCATAGCATTTAAGACCTCCAATAGTTGAGTAGGATGTTCATACCGGTGATGATCTCACTCCTCGAGCAAATTCAAGAAAGCTAGTTTCATCTGCTGGATTGTCAAACTGGTTCAGAGAAAGGACAAATCCGTAGCTGCACATGTCAAAGTTTGATGTCTTCATCAATGCATTCAGCAGATACCCTTCCTGAATTGCGACCACCCAACCTTCCAAAAGAGCCCAAAGGTGACAAGCCCTTGAAGCTACTGCTGCCTTCACTAACATTAGACTTTCTTGATTTCCTTGGCTTGGAGGGACTCATTTCCACCTCCAGATCATTGTTGGCCTTGATATTGGCAACAACTAGTTGTGTTATACTGGTTCGACAAAAGGGGCAAACAGGGACTGTAGGGCAAGACATAGCTGATGGGTCGGGCTTCTTGTGGCAGCATAGGGCAAGGGTGCAATGTGCACACATCTGATGACCGCATGGTCCAACCTCAATAGTGCATAACTGGTCAAAGCATATGCAGCATAAGTCCACATCGCTAGCCTGTTTGATATGATTCCACAAGTGAATAAGATAGGTATATGCATTGTTCACAGAACTAAGCTATAGTATCTTTTCACTCAAAGACTAACAGCATGAACACGATATGTATCTATGTATTCCCATTCAGGCAAGACAAACATATGTAACAGAATATACATCGTACGACTTCTAGCACCACTGTTAGAAACTGTgcataaaatggaaattgtGTGCTCAGTCAAATTGCTTTTCTGGTGATCTGTACTCGGAGTGCTCAAATTATGTCAATAATACATACCAGCAAAAGATTTTCCTATTGAGCCCCACTTATAGCAAATATGCTGtcaaaaagtaaaaacaaataattaaGCAGGAAGAGAAAGCACATTTACCTCAGAAGCATAATCATCAGTCTCACCATCTGAATGCAAAGGAGATGGTAAGGAAACTATCTCCTTCAAGATAGCTTTCTCCCTCTCCATATTTGATTCCAGTAACGCCCTCTCCAACAAAGCTTTAGCTTCTGGATTAAGTTCGCTGATGAACTTCAAAGGTGATGGCCAGACAAGAGGCTCTGCTGATGAAGGGTTCAGTATCGCTGCACATGCTCGATGCTTGTGCTTAAGAGCAACCAGGTATGGTATTCTCCTGCGGAGAtaattctttttaattatacAACAGATTCATAAAATTCAGACGCCCTGTGGAAAGCAGAATTTTGATAATTCAAGGATGATACTGGCATGGTAGAGAATACAAATCTACAAGACAagatcaaaaaaaaaaactagatctaaaatttaaaaactccATATCCTCAGACCATGTATAAATGGATGTCCTCATAAATAAAGTGACTTTCAATGTAGAAAATCAGGTGCAAAAGTCAGCATTTCCAGGATTAAACCCAACAGATAAACATGTGATATGGAATAAGTAAGCAACTAGCTGACTGCAGTACCGATGAAGGAATATAGGAAGTGAGCCATTCCTAATCAGGAATGTAATGATGTATTGGCTCGTAATAGTGTAACGATTCATTGAACATGAAGACACGCAAAAGgaactcaattttattgatTTGTATGGATCTCATACTACTTCAACTTAGCAAGATCCAATAAGTTAATAACTTAATATAGAAGCATATATTTAACCATCTATAATATACAATTACCTTGATGAGTCTAATTGAAGCCGATCTGCTCCCCAAGCAAGCAACTCTCGGATACAATCCAAAGAACCAGCACGAGCTGCTAAATGAAGTGGTGTGCTTCCAGGGTAGCTACAGATATGGTAGATCGATCAATCTAATtgccaaatcaaaacaaattatCCACAACATTAGTTAAAAAAATGGTAAATTCAGTCACCTGTATCCCCCAGTTGAAGCACAAACAAGAGCCCCGCTATCTAAAAGAACATGCACACACTCTGGCCGGCTTTGACGGGCAGCCAAGTGCAATGGGGTTGCACCACCCCCATCTCTAATATTTACAAATCTCGCAAATCCCCTGCCAATGCCATAGAATGTAAATCAAACACCAATCATAAgacagagaaagagaaagagagagatttagagaaagagaaagagagagatttgcaagACGAACCAAGAATTTGCGACGGTGGTGGATTGCGCGGCGGAGAGAAAGCCCTGGAGGCAGTCAGAATGGCCATAGTATGCAGCATAATGCAGGCAAGTTCTTCCATTTAATGAATCGAACATCAATATCTAACAATCAGACACATAAAACCCAAGATCAGCATCTGATCACCAACCCAGCTAAAAACCACACAAGAAAAATCTCCATAATTTTCacagaaaaaaaacagaacatACATTTGCTCCAGCTTGGATAAGCTTTCTAACGCAAGCAATATTCCCATGCATTGCAGCCAACATCAGCGGAGTCTGAACCGATCACACAACACAACACATCCAATCTATCAGATACAAACAACACCATCCAAATCCAATTATAAACTGAAACTAGTCTCATCTTCAAAAAACCGAAACCACACATTCACCTGCTTGTGTCGATTCACTATATCAGGACTAACAGACCAACGATCCAAAAGCATCGAAAGCACCTACACACCACCACAAAAAACAAACCTCAGCAATCAAATAAGATCAAATCTTTAAACACCAATCATCAAAACCAAACCAGACCCACCTCGATCCGACCACTAGCAGCAGCCACATGCAAAGCTGAAAGCTTCCCATGGCCTTTCCTCAGCTCCAAAACACTTGAGTCAGCTCCCACCATATCCTCAACCACCTCCACCTCCCCATTCTCCACCGCGCCAAACaacccaccaccaccaccaccaccactctcCTTGGCCTCCACGCAGCTCAGCCCCTGACCCATTTccccaaaaataaaataaaaaggtgGCACACTCGAGCCGCGTGATCCTCACGCGCCACCACACCAGTGGCGAATGTGCAGCCCCACTCTCGCAATGGGAGAATAATACGCAATCCCAAAAAGTGAGAGTAGTAGAAGTAGTAATGGGCGGGGCAGCGTTGCCTTGTCTTGGAGTTCGGTCCCTGACCGCCGAGATTTCGGGCAGCTGACCGGGCGTCCTTGAGAGGCTTAGGATTGTCAGACTTCGGGCAGCACCTGTCAGATATTTTGTTCCCGGAATTTGTTTTTAGATTTTATACGtctttttcattcatcattaTTATAATTTCTATATGGTCGTGAAAAAATAGTCTTTGTTTCACACTGTAAAATCCAGTTACGACGTTTACTGAATCGACACCGTCGATATGTCACCGGGATTTATAATGTTCGTCGGATTAGTTATTTTTCTAGAACTAATAGGAGACCTGGTCCATTTGTGTGTATTGTATTTCTATTTGGGGTCACTTTGCGTTTTGGAGAGCCAAGTTTGGTATAAAAATGACTGCAACTGAATTTGGTCAATGCGTAGGAAACTGAAACCATGGTTTTAAATACAAATTGCAACAGTTACATACTGGAAAATACTGAAAAAAAATGGTTTGTGGAATTCTATCAAAACATGCCGAAATGAAAGAGCCGTTTTAAGCTTGTAATGATATTTTATAATAAGTTAAGCAATACGTATACGCGAAAATCTGATGACTCAGTGTAATGAATAAGTTGTTTGAATAATATTGTGGTTTCACCCTTCAAATAACAACACgtttgattttgttgttgtagtATAAATAACTAGCCTTCCTGCCCGTGCGATGCACGTGCGGAAGGGCCGCGCTCACGCGTgtgcatatatttttttctacatTTACTGAGGAGCAATATTACATTGCAATTATTAAGAAAATCTCGCCGATTATAGAACAATTTTAAGTTTAAAATTAAAGTAGATTTGGTCGAAATCTCTATATTTGACAACTTTTACTCCATAATCTccgttttttagtttttaaacCTAACATTTTAATACATACCAAAtccctttaaaaaaaacaaaatccagTGTTTTTACATGTTGGATAAAATCAGTAGGACATTGCTAGTAGTGTCGATAATTAACGGCATTGCTCTTGATTTTTTGATATGCGATAGTATCACAACTCTCATTGCCTTTGATTCCTTAAGGTATTTAATCCAAAGATTACAACTAAGTACTTAATTTTCAAACACGTGCAATGCATTCGTGTGAGGTCGCACTCGCGTGTGCGAATTAGTATTCTTCTGGCTCTTTTAAACAATATTTAGATTCATACTTAATAAAGATTATGTGTTTGTGAATGCGCCTTAGAAAGTCAATTTGTCGGAATTACATTGTACATAGTAtgtatcatttttttataCGCTTAATGAATGTTTTATTGCAAGTATCCATGGtttgtttttaaaatattctaaAGTTTAGAAAATCTCCTTGATCTCACGAGAATTTTGATGATAAAAAGACTTGGTTAGAAATCTATACTCTTGCAAATCAAGCATTACAGTTTCTTAATTTATCCTCCATACTATCActaaacaattaaaatacctAGACAAACAACAAACCAAACCTATTAACTTACGTATTTTAATGCGTTAAGTCACCCAAATCAAAGCGTCGGGTACGGTGTTGCACAGCTTATCCATGAGAACCTGCAAAATATAAGTTGCTTAGGTTTGGAGCTTTATTAGCTGAACATGGTTACCAAAATAATAAAGACATTAAATTTACCTTGTGAGATCACATTATCCAGAAGGAAGCAATATCTCTTTATACACCACATTTGCAGTGAAAACCCCTTCCTCGCCTTCTAATGAGCCTTTTCTAACCAAAATTTTGGTTGTAGCCTTTGATACTCCTCTTGATAAAGAACCCCTTCCTCGCCTTCTAATGAGCCTTTTCTAACCAAAATTTTGGTTGTAGCCTTTGATACTCCTCTTGATAAAGCCACGTATAACTGTCCATGACTGAATACATGGTATGGAAGATAAATACCCACATTCGGTATTGTTTGGCCTTGTGATTTGTTAATGGTGAGGGCGAAACTCAACTTTACAGGAAATTGTTTCCTTATCAACACAAAAGGGAGTCCAGAATCTTCTCTACTCTTTAGAGCAATTCTCGGTAAGAAAACTCTTGTACCCGCAAATTGACCAGCGATAATTTCTACATCGATGAGGTTATTATATAATCCACGGCAAGTTAATCTCGTACCATTGCACAACCCCATGTTTGGGTCAATATTTCTTAAAAGCATAAGTGGAGCACCTTTTTTAATAGTCAATTGATGCGGTGGCATACCAGAAGGtgaaattgaatttaagaaTTCCTGTTGGTACAGATTTCTTGTGTCATCCTCCACCGAGTCAAAAGAGTATAAGGTGCGTTGTGGTCCTGAAACCCGTTGTATGATCATTTCGTTGAGTACATCCACATCATCATTCTTTGGAGTTATTATTGCCCTTTCAACCATATAAGAAGGGTCATTTACATGGCTATCCAAATCAGGAAATACTTCATTAATCAATTGGTTGATTGACTCTTCACCCTCCCATGGTATGACCATTGGTGCAGGCAATTGTATCATGTCTTCAAGCATAGTTTGTGTTTCTCCATTGCCCACTTGAAGTAAAAAATCTGAGAACTCAGGATCATTGATGGATCTCATATTATGTCTCAGACGAAGAATCTTAACATCCTTCCAAAATGAAGCTTTAACTAAACTTGCTTCCACCAACTGACACCTAGTACCCTTAGGGACAACAGGAAGAACTTGTCGAAAATCTCCACCAAAAATCATAACCTTTCCTCCGAATGACAAATCTAAGTCTGTAATGTCCTTAAAAGTCTTGTCTAGAGCTTCAAATGCAAACCGGTTCAACATTGGTGCTTCATCCAAAATAACTGCCGATGATCTTCTTATCAACTTTGCTAAATCAGACTGTTTACAAATGTTGCATCTAGAATCAGCATAAAGTTTTAGAGGGATATTAAACCGAGAGTGTGCCGTCCTCCCACCAGGTAGTATCGTTGCTGCAATTCCTGAAGTTGCAGTTGCCAACACAATATGATGATTACTTCTCAAGCTTGCTAACAATGCACGATATAAGTATGTTTTTCCAGTTCCTCCTGGACCATCGACAAAAAATATTGCATTTTCACAACCCTCGATAACAGTTTTTATCGAGTTAAATGCAAGAGCTTGATCCTCATTTAATTGATGAACCGCATCATGATCTTCTTGTGGTATAATAACTGACATCTCATCTTCTATCATCCCTGGCAGTGCTAACTCTTCCTCCCTATCTTCCGTCACTTCTGGCAAATCATAGTTAGAAACAGACTTACTATATACTGCACCAACAATCTGTTCAAGTCTTTTAAGAGTTTATTTGTCATGGGTGCATTCCATGTGGTGCTTGAAGAAGGATAGTCTTCTATCATGAAGGGATAAAATTCATGCCACAAACTTCGTATCCCATGCGGGTCGCAAAATACTAAGATGGTGACAAACAACCTTCTTAAAGATGAAGGCATACGTATGTTAGAGGCCTCACGTAAACATTGTCTAATactatcatcatcttccaACAAACCCCGTCGTTCAGCTGCCTTCTTAAACGTTGGTTGCAAGATGCCATCGACTGT contains:
- the LOC126800047 gene encoding uncharacterized protein LOC126800047 codes for the protein MANQDEGWPLGLRPLNARVGLMRNRELSAGSASFSTLVTGSPTSSASSDLDTESTGSLFHDNGITLGSLIGVSSIFDLSRRSSMGRTVETSKNKKNCKSKHWLFSLCSKLTPEDVHVSNTPSLGHFLEAERRGSTNSNRRIHSPGPIKYGPDDFSPAAAVSEANELFVDGVVAAAQTSSVSENADNGGTRSNNRELIDYGSGFRTPLLVSCLCGQLIK
- the LOC126797837 gene encoding putative E3 ubiquitin-protein ligase XBAT31, which codes for MGQGLSCVEAKESGGGGGGGLFGAVENGEVEVVEDMVGADSSVLELRKGHGKLSALHVAAASGRIEVLSMLLDRWSVSPDIVNRHKQTPLMLAAMHGNIACVRKLIQAGANILMFDSLNGRTCLHYAAYYGHSDCLQGFLSAAQSTTVANSWGFARFVNIRDGGGATPLHLAARQSRPECVHVLLDSGALVCASTGGYSYPGSTPLHLAARAGSLDCIRELLAWGADRLQLDSSRRIPYLVALKHKHRACAAILNPSSAEPLVWPSPLKFISELNPEAKALLERALLESNMEREKAILKEIVSLPSPLHSDGETDDYASEASDVDLCCICFDQLCTIEVGPCGHQMCAHCTLALCCHKKPDPSAMSCPTVPVCPFCRTSITQLVVANIKANNDLEVEMSPSKPRKSRKSNVSEGSSSFKGLSPLGSFGRLGGRNSGRVSAECIDEDIKL